The genomic window AGGAACCTGTGGGCTCACCACCCAGCTTGTAGTACTGAAGAAAGTGAACGCTGacaaaagaaacatgatggcagataaaggccaaatggcccatctagtctgcccatccgcagtaaccattatctctttctctctccgagagatcccacgtgcctatccctggccctcttgaattcagacacagtctctgtctccaccacttcttctgggagactgttccatacatctaccaccctttctgtaaaaaagtatttccttagattactccggagtctatcacctcttaacttcatcctatgccctcttattgcagagttCAGAGTTTTGTTTCAAATTAGACTCgagtcatgcacatttatattattacataggtacttaaacatctctaccatatctcccctctcctgcctttcctccaaagtatatagattgagatttttaagtctgtccccatatgccttatgatgaagaccatataccattttactagccttcctctggatcgactccatcctttttatatctttttgaagatgcagcctccagaattgtacaataGCTGAAAAAGGGTGCGAGGCGATTCCTTACTTTTCCAGGGCTTTAGATTTATCCTTACCATGCTAAGGGTGGGTTATATGGACACCAGTAGTTAGCTCAAATCATTTTGTTGCTGCTTTGTAATTACTTCTCAGGAAATCTTAGCAGTGCAACTACATATTTATACATATTGGATGGTGTTATTTCATTTACATTTTCAGGGTTACCAGTTATTTTTATATATGCATTTGTAATCATTAGTATATTTTTGAATTGCTTGAAACATTTTTCTAAGACATTTGTTTTTCATTCTAATAAATAAGATTTATTCACACTTTGTCATCATTCTTCCAATAAGAAAGCTCTTTGAATTTCTGAAAATTATAAGGTGCTGCAATCTCTCTAGCTGCAAGTTCAGCTTATCTGTGTAATAGTAGCACCTGCCTACAGCTTGTCCTTGTAAGACATTATCTGAGTTAGTGTCTTCATAATCAAGTTCAGCAAATTAATTTATAGCTGTAAACAGGGCAGCTTGAAATTGAGCCTGTCATGCCTGCTTAAGAATCCCTCAGCTTGCATAATGAAGGACTGAGACTGCTGTTAATCCAGCCTCTGTGCTGAATATCCTGTCCCTCAACTGCTGCTCCCACAATGCTGAAATGAATGAGCTGGCACCTCTGTGGCTGACCCCTGTGTACTTTAGCTGCCAAAGTAGCAATGCTGCGGGTCATTAACCATTGTCGTCGTTTAGAGGAACCTCAACCCTGAAAAAAGCCCTCACCAGGGGAAAAGTGGGAGTCAGAGGGAGGGACAAGTATTCCCTAAAGTTTCCTTTCCTTCAACTATTTCTTACTATGAAACAAGGACACCAAGCTCAACTGAACCAGAATGTCCTTGTTTAGAAACCTGTGTGGCTTCATCAGCCCAGAATCTGCAGGGTGACCCATCACCAACCACTGCAGACAGACAATACTGAGTATCCATGCCTCCATGGTGCCCTTAAGGGGTAAATCACAAGGAACTATTTTATCTTTCTATTGTGGGTGGACACAACACCAACATGTTctggaccagggatctcaaagtccctccttgagggcagcaatccagtcgggttttcaggatttccccaatgaatatgcattgaaagcagtgcatgcacatagatctcatgcatattcattggggaaatcctgaaaacccgactggattgcggccctcaaggagggactttgacacccctgttctggaCTGATCTGATAAAGATGCTAAGCAatgacaacttttttttttctacaaaaacaGAGTGTTGCCCTGGGCCAGTCACAGGCAAAAAGGTTGTTTTGTGAACCTCTGGTCATCTATTAGTCAAACCCACTAGCTCTTCCCCAAGTCCCCAGATCATATCCAGTCAGTTTGGTTTTCAAAATACCCACATGCAGGCCATggtatgcaaattcatctcatgcaAATTGTGGACATCCTAAAAACTAGACTGGCTAAATGAGACCCACAGTCTTGGTAATAACCACCAGTCTACCCAAGAAGACAATTAGCATTCTcaattatatacagtatagttaGAAATCAAATTTAGAGGCAAATgagtaaaataatttttattttgtaataccATATATACATTACATatccttaaagaaaaaaaaaaatctgaaaactgaATACCCAACCTAACAGCTCATTGTCAATAGTTAATATCATCAGAAAGGAGATTTGAAAACTGCATTTCCAAGCACTTCTTCTTAGATCGATCAGGGCCAGAATTCAGGGCACCAGAGGAGTCACTGCACAAAACAATATCAAATTCTACTGGCTCTGGCCGAGTTAAAAAAATGACAGAAAAGCCTTAGATAACCGTAAAGGATTGTGTAATCTtagcagagctgaaaatccaaatgaACACAACCTTGCAGTTAGGTCATCTGCGTTCTAACAAAGAGCAAATGAAGTCCTGCAGCCCATCAAGAGTGAAGTCCAGACATCATTCAATTCCTTCTTGTTTATCTTTAATAGCAAcctgaggggaaaaaaaacccaaacttatATAAACACTCACAAACTTTGTTCCTTGGGACACTTATTTAATAGAACTGTCACCGGAGTCCAGGACAAATACAGTTGTCCAATTCTGTCTCTGGTAAACAGATTTGTAAAATACAGCAAACTAGCAGCTTTGTCCGTTTCTAAGCTTTATCATTTTTTGTACATCTAAGGCtcctttattttcttatttctccaaACTTTTTCTCCTTCCCAATAAACACCGCTGCTTCATTCCATCCATGGGACCCAGACACACCAGCAAATCTCCACACGTACATTACACGTTCTCTTTAACCCCACAGCAAATCTTCATCCTTTCCCTTTACTTTTTACCAACTCCACACACATTCCTTACTTCCCTCGGCTTCTGCTCCTAAAGGCATACATTTGTGGTACTTAAACTATACAGTAAGATGTCAAGTTCTGCTTACTCTGAACCTCTCCTCCAAGAGGGAGAGCTCACTGATCAGGTCTGTGATTGCATTGGTGAAGGCTTCCTGAGGGCTATAGTCTGGAGTGGTCTGAAGCCGAATGATTATTTTGTGCTCTAAAGGATGAGGAACTTTGTAACCAGCAAACAAGACTTGAGGGTCCTTCAGTAATTGTctgaaaatgggaaaaaaaaatcatcaaaaacCAAGGGCTTCACATCCAAAAATATAAGATTAAAAAGAAATGAAATGTGCCTGGGAGAgttcttttttaagttcaaaaaatacCAGATAACAACTCAACAATAACAGTAGTGAAGGTGACATCATTTTATACACAAATTACCCCAAGACCCCCTCCCATCTGCTGTGAATCATTGACAAAGGAATTGGAGAACCTAATGAGGAAGAGCAAAGATCCAGTACTAAGTTAGATTATATACGTTTCAGGTTGCTTGTGATGGTATATTTGTGTTTGAATGGTTTGGCTCCTACAAGTCTGGTGGGTATTATTCATGCTTATGTCCCTTTGTCAAAATTGTGCTCTGTCCATCACGGTGATTTGTCTGTGCCATCTGTAAGGGACCTGAGATTGAATTCCTCTCATGTGCCTATTAGGGGACCCCTTTATATATCAGAAAGCAATGTAAACTCGATGGGTtcaagaagttattgaagagacaCTGATTTTGCAATATAAAATATGGGCGCTGAGACAGCTGGCCGCTTATTTGTATGACtgttttttatatgtattttatgtactttttattatgtatgtttatacttGTGAGCCGTTTTGGGAAAAGTGATATATCACAGCAGTAAATGGGGAGTTTTCACGTTTATTCTacacttgatataccgtctatcaacgTGTACCaagacggtttacaatactaaaatttaaaagagaataaggataaaaataaagaaaaaggggaACAACTCTTATAAGAAATATGTTTAATAGACAAGACATGAACATACTGACACAGGAGGATCTGGGGTTGGGAAGGTGCAAAGTACATTgggctaaaataaataaaaagggaggtaagagggcaaggagaaaacaaagaggaagggaggggggggggatgacgTTTCTTAAAAGTGGTTTATATTTGTTACTGTGCTTTGAGCATGTGGGTTAAGTATATGGTGCGTTCTCATGTCAGAAATGCGTtcctaaataagaaagtttttagtttgctcttaaatttattcaGAGATTCTTCCAGTCTGATGTCCAATGGGAGAGCGTTCCATAGGGTGGGGGCTCTGACAGAGAATATACTGTATTATTGCATGTAGTGCCGTAAAATAGCTCCTTTAAGGACGGAATAGTTAGTAAGTTCAGGTTGTTAGATCATAATGCTCGAGGCTAAACATAAGAATAAGATATTTGTCTAGAAATGCTGGGGAGCGAGTAAGTTTGATCTTAAAGGCAAGTAGGGGTAATTTATATATTGTTCAATGTGATatgggttagagaatgacacggtgacaaaattcatcaccgttcccgtccccgcggataataatcccatgtcattttctagtgtctatttcaacctcggtccttctacaccagcattcttcatagcaaagcttgtgggtcagtggttgtggccataaatactctgatttttccctctctccttaaagaatgacatgaagatggtttcccgcggttatccgcagggacgggaacagtgatgaattttgttaccgtgtcattctctatgcgcttcatggagagtgtggcacagtggttaaatctacagcctcagcaccctgaggttgtgggttcaaacccacgctgctccttgtgaccctgggcaagtcacttaatccccacattgccccaggtacattagatagattgtgagcccaccaaggcagacagggaaaattgcttgaatacctgaataaattcaggtaaaccgttttgagctcccttgggagaatagtatagaaaattgaataaataaataaatacgctGGCAGGGGTAAGAGTATCAGAACAcccaacccaccccctccccatacaaaaacaaacaaacaaaaatagatAGATGGACCATTTCACAGGGGTACAATAAATTGAGAGAAAGCACTAAAAACAATCTCCCCAGGGGTCACTACAACCAGAtcccctccttctcaatgccaggAATCAAAAAGAGTTAAGAAGAAGGCTTCTAGCCCAATGTGGCAGAGAATGTAGATTTCGAGGAAAAGGTTTTTATTTTCCCTTAAAGGAGGAACGCAGTTGATGGGAGAATTCTTAATAAAGAATATTTCTCTTAAAATACAAACATACTCTAAAACAAGGTATTGTAAAGATATGGCACAAATACAAGCAGTTagctggcacatttcaatcatgtTGAGATAAATAGCTAACTTCCAGAGGGATAGCTGTAGagtgaaaaggaaaaactgaTTTACTCAGGTACGAGCTACTGAGGACAAGAGTCCACTGGATCATAAGCAAACACACAACATTGAATTGATGCAATGGAAATGCATTCCAGCTTGATGTCTTATCTAGCGGCAAGCTGGTCTTTTTGGACAAAGTGGAACCACAACATGCAGACAGAACAAAGGATGCTGAACTCAGAGGGTTTTGGGTCCCTGGCACCCATTATCTCAGAAGGGGGGTGTGCTGCCAGTTCCTGCTTCTGAGGTCTTTTGGCTACAAAATAAATGCCTGCTCTTCTCCCTGAAGAACATGTCAAGACGTAGACTACATCTCCCAATGCCTAATGGTCTTCTTCAGAACATCTACCAGCATTCCTCCCACAGATTATGTTCCTGCATCAGGACCAGAGTACACCAAGAACCCAAAGAAGAACCTCAACTGCTAAACTTCTGAATTAATGGAAAATGTTAGTAGGCCAAATATGTGCCTATAGGGATAACGTGTTTGCTTGCCACATAATTACTCCAGAATATATGCTTTTAGGCAGCACTGGGTTTATCAGGTGACTGCTATGTATAACATTTGTGGACCATTCGTATTTTCCAGGTTTAAAATAGTTTTTACATTCagaattgataggcttaagtagaccTTGTTGAACCCATTATTACTTATCATTTTAGCCATTTGGTTATTGCTTTGGCTTCATTCACATGCTTTAGTTGGGTAGTTTTAAAATATTCGAACCTGTGCCAAGATATCCGATTCAGACTGTGTTCTTCGATTTTTAGGTTACAGATATCAGATTTTGAAAAGGATATAACTTTGCTTTCCTATTCAATTGGGCAAGGTACTGGTGCATCAAAGCGCCATGTTAATTACCTACTGAAAAAAGGTTGCATTGAAATGATTGGAGGATTTTCCTAAATATGAGCAGGCTACTGATCAGACACTCAGAAACAAAACTACATCAAGCATCCAAGTTGCCCTCACCATGAAGTTCTTTTCCTCATTGAATATGTGTCTTTACAGAAGAAATGCTGTAATCCATTTGGCAAGATAAACCATAATGTAAACAGGCTTGGGATTCTGCGGAAAAGAAATCCATCCATGGCTGTTGTTGCATGGATATTGGGTGTGGCCCCTATGGCAATGGGGATACTGGTTTGCAAAgccaccatggaccaacgcaacaCCTATTTCATATACATTTTCTAGTCTTTCTATGTGTATATCATGGGCTATGCTCACAAAATATCTCACACTTGGGGTTGCATtgcaaaacaaatataaattttcCAGAGTAATATGTCCTTTTTCGGAGGGTATTAGTTAGAAAAAGCTTCAAGCAGACTCTGTTTTTTATAATTAACAGATTTCAGCCCTTGTGTCAATGatgcaaaatttgaaggaatgttCTGATGCAGCTATTCATACTGAATTGCTGCAAATTTGACAGTGAAAGTGCCCAGTGCAAGGAAAATCTATGATAAAAGTCTGAAGTGTGTATCTACTTTTGCTCTGGAGTTATAGCAGCTGAACTGGTCAAAATCTGTCACAACAAACTGCAACAGGTTTTAAGGCACACTTTAAGCAAGGCTTTTAAGTGGGCTTTTGCATCCATGATGCTCATACTAGCATCGCAGTAACTAGCAGAAAAGATTGTGCTTTATGAGCAGCTAATAATGACATTTTATTCACTGCTGTGCACGATGCTACCAGCACCCCGTAAAACAAGGGGGTCTAGCTCAGTGACCATTGCCAACTAAGGATCTGATATTTtgggaaaccttttttttttaatgctgtgttAGTTCTGcaaataaattttgaaaaatctgaGACATAACAGTAGGGAGCTTTTTTATATAGACCATTTGGAAACTGCTTAAATACATTgtgataagcagtatataaagtaACTAATCCAATCCAAACTAAGGTTTATGGAATAGAACTGAGTCCCCAAGTTAAAACACAAGCATGCAAAGAAAACTATGCTTACGATTTGATGATATTTCCCAGAGTGTGGTCTTCCTTATTGATTGTAAACAAGCAAGCATTTGGTACTTTAGTGTCTTTTGTGATTGTtatccttaaaaagaaagagaGTTAAGTCAGCTTTCTCAGTAATACTTAAGGGTTAAGATTGCACACTCAAAGTCTGACCTCGGATTTCTTCTAACCCTTGTCCCTTATGTCTCATCTTCTATCAATTATTGCATTTGTAACCCATCTTTTCTTATGGTTCTGTCTGTCCTGTACGTCAGATCTACGAGGTCTATACCAAGTGGTTTTTTTCGTATTTTTTTAACCTATTTTTTTCAAACGTAGTTACTGTATAATTACTAAGTAGTTACtatgcaggaaaaggcctcagaatcaaGGAGTAAGTACTACGCTTTGTTGTCACATTGACTTGCACTGTCAGCGAAGACGCtatgcggcaattcttatgcataTGGCtaatcactggccaaaaacctgctccttatgttcttactatttaatttttttatcatATCATTTTTGTACTTTTCTTAATACTAACTTGTGATTATTAGCTAATCTCATGTATTTTTAACTATAGACCGCTTCAAAGAtgtgaaaaaagccaacagaacatTACTTATCTTCGGTATTCTGTTTCTTTTTTCAATCTTCTGTTTTAACTGTGCCGTGTCAGGCTATCTGGGGTTTTTAATAgcaataaagcaggggtgtcaaagtccctcttcgagggccgcaattcagtggggttttcaggatttccccaatgaataggcatgagatctatgtgcatgcactgctttcaatgcatcttcattggggaaatcctgaaaacccgactggattgcagccctcgaggagggactttgagatccctgggctagagcattctgctgcctatgctttaggtcaggggtagggaactccggtcctcgagagctgtaatccagtcgggttttcaggatttccccaatgaataggcatgagatctatgtgcatgcactgctttcaatgcatcttcattggagaaatcctgaaaacccgactggattacagctctcgaggagggactttgagatccctgcaataAAGGGCTAAGCACCCATTTTAGTGCTTTGGACTAGCCTTGAGAAGGGCCGGATAAGGCCACTTTCATCACAGCTTCTTAtccaaggatttatctaccgacttcaCAGCCCCAAGTCCCAAACTGGCTTTCCCACGTGGCTCGAGCCCGATGAATATTCATGAGGTCGATTCTGCGTCCGCCTGACTCTTTCCCAGCTCCTCACTTTTTCTCGCCGTCGAACAGCAGGAACGACTCGAAGGCGGGCGGCGCGTTCATCCTGGCGACGAGGCGTCCGAGCACCCAGCGCCGGCCCGCAACGCTTCCGGGTCACCGCCGTCACGCACAGGCCCCGCCCCGAACGCGTGACGAATTTCCGTCCATCTTTCTTTAATTTGCAATGGTTAATGCAACGACACATTCGTGTAATTTCAATCACAAATCTATAGCCATGGGCATACATTTCTGCAAAAATAAACAGATTTGGGGTTTATAGATCATTAAGGGTATTAGATTTTTGGCTGCAAATCTGAACCCCTGTGTAGGGCTCAGTTTCTCAACATACAGTACGCGTACCCTTAGGGGTGCACAAATCgcttgttggggagggggggggggtacggGGCACTGCCCGCAGCCCGGCTGCCGACggagatccctccttcctgcccgctgCCATCCACTGAAGCCACTGCAGTggatccctccctgcccttcAGAGGCAAGCGGGGAAGGGGGACCCCGTTACCTCCTTCAGGCAGAGGTTCACGTGCAcgtagctgacccggaaaccttctctccgacgtcagaaggaaggcttgtggctcagccacatgcagcat from Geotrypetes seraphini chromosome 15, aGeoSer1.1, whole genome shotgun sequence includes these protein-coding regions:
- the POLR2J gene encoding DNA-directed RNA polymerase II subunit RPB11-a isoform X1, coding for MNIHRARATWESQFGTWGCDESGLIRPFSRITITKDTKVPNACLFTINKEDHTLGNIIKSQLLKDPQVLFAGYKVPHPLEHKIIIRLQTTPDYSPQEAFTNAITDLISELSLLEERFRVAIKDKQEGIE
- the POLR2J gene encoding DNA-directed RNA polymerase II subunit RPB11-a isoform X2 gives rise to the protein MNAPPAFESFLLFDGEKKITITKDTKVPNACLFTINKEDHTLGNIIKSQLLKDPQVLFAGYKVPHPLEHKIIIRLQTTPDYSPQEAFTNAITDLISELSLLEERFRVAIKDKQEGIE